The DNA sequence AAATCCAGTAAGAGTTCCGCTCTCATCTTATCAATGATCTTTGCAATTCATCGAAGCAACGCTGTGCCTTGTCTCAATTGCGAGGGCAAAAGTAGAAATCTTTTTAATTAAACGTATGCCTTTTGTTAAGTTTTTTTGAAGGTTTTTTGCTATGCGTTGATATTTAAGGGATTTATAGTTAATATTTATTCGAAAGGAATCTTCAACAAAAGATAGAAGTTCTTGTATAAAGACAAAACACGACCCTTATGGAGAAGACTCCCCTCTTGATAAGCACATGAAAGAAGCAGTTAATATATATACTATACCTTACTAAAACAGTATTATTTTAAAACCTCCAATTCCTATTTATACATAAAGTATCACAAATAAATATCTTTTCTACATTCCTAAGTAGAAAAATAGGTGGCACTTTTCATTGCATTTCATCAAAATATTAATCCTATTTTCTTATTTAACCATATTATTAACCATCCAAATTCAAAGCTGACCTTGAATTTTTAACTAAAGAATACTTTAAAACTACTTGTTTTATTAAACTCACTTGGTAATATTGACGACAAACAATTACCTTTTTTTGTAATTTAACTATCAAAAGAGAGAATCATATTTATGATTTTAGTATTTATCTTCCATTAGAATCATCATTCATAAATCCGCTGTGTGACCAAAGTAAAAATTGGAACTTATTTACTCAGTCTTCATCCAAATAAATTTCACCAATTGTATTAAGTCTTCTCCCCCCTCTGTTAATTCCACACGAATATCCAAAACGAAATATCCTCCACAGCATTTGTAAATAGGTAGATTTGTCTCCATATAAACATTGTTTTTCTTTAAGAAAATATTACACTCAAATTTAGTTTATGATATTATGTTAAATACTACACCGATAAAAGCTGATTAACCAACAAGAACAAACAAATAGTGCGTAATTTTGGATTTAGGATAATTTATAAAATATACAAGAAAATAACACGTAACACACAACTATCAAAACACTAAATAACAGTAGATTACAGCTAAAAAGATTAATACCAATTACTATCTAAATCTCTCCAATTTCTACCTCACTGAAAAACAACTGATTTCCGATTATTAAAAAACATATTCCAATTTCAGGAGTTATCAGCACTAGAAAAAAATATCTGACAATTCTTTTCATACTCCCCGATATTCTTTAAAAGACACAACAGTAGATGAATAAAATTATTCACCACCTTAGTAATTAAAACACAATACCTTTCTTACTAACAGAAAAAAGCCTAAATTTAAATCTCTAGATACTAAAACAATATGCTTAATAATTTATACATCAACCTACTCTCCAAATACTCTAATGATGTACAGTATATAAAAAAATGTTGGTCCGAAATTGAAAATGCTTACAATGATCATTCAAGGCATTACCATAATTTACGCCACCTAACCCTGATGTTTGAGGAATTAGAAAACGTCAAAAATGATATTGACGATTTAGATTCTTTCAAGCTTTCCGTCTTCTATCATGATATCATTTATGATGCTACCGCCAATGACAATGAAAAGCAGAGTGCAATTTTGATGCAAAAGCATTTGTCTAAAACAAGTTTCACCAATATACAGAAATGCTCAGAACAGATAGAAGCGACAAAAAGGCATGAAAAAAGTAGTCACCTAGACACTAACTATCTATTAGATATAGATTTAGCTATATTAGGTGAAAATGAATCTGTTTATGAAAATTATTGTAATCAAATTCGAAATGAATACAAAATGTACTCAAATAGACAGTATTACCATGGAAGAATTCTGGTATTGCAAAATTTATTGAGCTCAGATACTATCTTCAAAACGGCTTACTTTAGAAATATCTATGAAAAACGAGCAAAAAATAATCTGCAAAATGAGATATTATTACTCAACAAAAAAATGAAAAAGCTAAGCTAACCTTAATTTACAAAAACTCGCCACAAGAGTAACAATACTCTGCTTCGTCCAAATGCCCCTCTGCCGAACATGATCTACAAGATTGGGTATTGAGATCTATGTCTTTCTGGGCTTGCTTGCTCATTTCTACTGTTACAATCCCCGTAGGGACAGCAATAATTCCATATCCCATAATCATAACAATGGTCGCAATAAATTGCCCCAATGCAGTGTGTGGAGAAATATCTCCGTAACCCACGGTAGTTAATGTAACTATTGCCCAATAAAAACTTCTGGGAATACTTGTAAATCCATTTTCAGGTCCTTCTATTAGATACATTATTGTTCCTAAAATTATTGATAAACTAAAAACTGCCATCAAAAAAACCAAGATTCTTGCTTTACTGGCCTTTAGAGATTTCATCAAAAGATTTGCTTCTCCAACATATCTCACTAACTTGAGTACTCTAAAAACTCTTAGCAATCTTAAAGCACGAACAGCAACAAAAACATGTGTTCCCACAAAGAATAAACTCAAATATTTAGGAATTGTAGAAAGTAGATCAATAATTCCATAAAAACTAAATATATAACGCCAAGGTTTATTGATTACCAAAATACGCATAATGTACTCTATGGAGAAAAATATAGTAATCACCCACTCTGCATAATTCAACAAATTGGAATGTGTTTCTCTATAGCTTTCCACACTTTCTAACATTACCACACCAATACTGGACAGTATGAGTATGAGTAATATGATATCAAACAGCTTTCCTTCTTTTGTATCTGCTTCATAAATAATCTCATGCCAACGTTCTCTCCAAGATTTCGATTTGGTTTTCAAGTTCATAACCTTTAATTTATTGAGGTAAATGTAGTGATATTTTTTGAGTTCTAGAAAATGAAAATACTTACATTAAAACAGCCACATAATAGTACTTATCAAGCCTACAAGAAAAAGAATAATAAATGATTGTAGAGAATAAGATTATTTGAGACAGTTGTTCTTTCCATGTTTGTTTTTCAAATTTTGTAGATTTATTTTCAACGGTTTTTAATTTCGATACAAATTCTGGGATGGAATGATAAAATGCTAAACTATTCTCCTCCAATTCTTCTAATTTCTTTTGACCGTAAATAGGAAGATCCTTCTTATTCCCTCTAAAAACTAAATCGTTCAGGATTCTAAAACCTGAGTTATTCATTGATTTTTCATAAATGCTCACACATTTTGAAATACGCGGTTCTTTTGGATCATGAAAAATCCAGAATTTACCTGCTAGATCATAGAATCCACTTTCATAATAGATTTCCGCCACTTGGTTTCTGAGTTCCATATTATTTGGATGGTACTGCGTTAAATTCTCTAATCGTCTAAATGCTTTTCCTTTTGCTCCTAAAGACAACTCTGATTCGGCAATTTTTATTTTTGCTCCAATACCCATAATTATTTATCCTCCCTAATGATCCAATCCGTATAATTATCCTTATTAATCACCTCAAAAGAAGCATCGGGATAAGCCTTTTTCCATTGGGTTGGTATTTTCACTTTGGATTCCTTCCATTTGAATTCATATCCAAAAAGTTTTCCTTCTCTTTCTTCAACCCAATCTATTTCTTGCTGTTGATAGGTTCGCCAAAAGTAGTTATTAGAGGAAAGTCTATTATACTCTTGAAACTTCAATCGCTCACCAATCATATAGTTCTCCCATAAAGCTCCTACATCATTCCTCTGCTCTACGGTGTTAAAATTAGCAATGACTGCATTAAGAATGCCGTTATCCAAAAAATACCAACGGGAGCTTTTAGTAATCTCTTTTCTCATATTTCTACTAAATCCTTCCACTTTATGAAGCACAAAAACTTTACACAGTAAATCCAGGTATTTTTCTACTGTATTTTTACTAATTCCCAATTGCTTTCCAAGTTCCTGAAGTGAAACTTCTTTTCCTATCTGAAAAGCTATTAATCTAAGAAGATTGTATATTTTTTGGGCATTTTTTAAGTGATCATATATTAAAATATCTTTTAATAGATAAGAGCTGACCATTTCATTAAGGTAATCTATTTTGTCTTCACGATCGGTAAGATGAATAAGCTCTGGGTAATTCCCAAAAACCAAACGTTCTTTCATTCTTTCCATTTTTTCGATGCTGTTTTCTGTTTGAAGAAATTCGTTTTCAGAAAAAGCATAGAGATGGAAAGAATACTTCCGCCCTGTTAAGGGTTCTCCAGTGTTTTTTAGAATATCAAAAGCTGACGAACCTGAGATGATTATTTTTAATCCCTCTATT is a window from the Flavobacteriales bacterium genome containing:
- a CDS encoding ion transporter, with protein sequence MNLKTKSKSWRERWHEIIYEADTKEGKLFDIILLILILSSIGVVMLESVESYRETHSNLLNYAEWVITIFFSIEYIMRILVINKPWRYIFSFYGIIDLLSTIPKYLSLFFVGTHVFVAVRALRLLRVFRVLKLVRYVGEANLLMKSLKASKARILVFLMAVFSLSIILGTIMYLIEGPENGFTSIPRSFYWAIVTLTTVGYGDISPHTALGQFIATIVMIMGYGIIAVPTGIVTVEMSKQAQKDIDLNTQSCRSCSAEGHLDEAEYCYSCGEFL
- a CDS encoding ATP-binding protein, encoding MKKIIRDLTNLVLRKLQPNKVIIIFGARRVGKTVLVKKVLSQVKEPVLYLNGEDINVHFRLETRSIENYKQVIGSYRLLYIDEAQKIPDIGQKLKLMIDEIEGLKIIISGSSAFDILKNTGEPLTGRKYSFHLYAFSENEFLQTENSIEKMERMKERLVFGNYPELIHLTDREDKIDYLNEMVSSYLLKDILIYDHLKNAQKIYNLLRLIAFQIGKEVSLQELGKQLGISKNTVEKYLDLLCKVFVLHKVEGFSRNMRKEITKSSRWYFLDNGILNAVIANFNTVEQRNDVGALWENYMIGERLKFQEYNRLSSNNYFWRTYQQQEIDWVEEREGKLFGYEFKWKESKVKIPTQWKKAYPDASFEVINKDNYTDWIIREDK